The Streptomyces durmitorensis genome contains the following window.
GGCGCCGAGCTTGCTCGCGGCGGCCGCCGTCACGGTCAGATCGCCGGTGCCTTCCGCCGCCGCGACCACCAGCAGGGAGCGGGTGGCCCGCGGCAGCGCGGACATCCGGTCCGCGAAGGTCCGCAGGAGGCGGGAGTGGCTCGGCAGGGAGCTCAAGTGATGGCCGTAGGCGGGTATGTGGCCCTCGCGCTGGGCGGCGGGCAGCTCGCGCAGGGCGAGCGGGTTGCCGCCGGACTCGCTGCGGATCTGCTCGCGTACGTAGGCGGGCAGATCCCCCGCGTGCTCGGCGAGGAGTTCGCCCGCGGCCTCGTCGTCGAGTCCGGTGAGCCGCAGCTCGGGCAGGCCCTGGGCGGGGAAGGGCGGTGCGTGCGCGTCGCGGGCCGCGAACACCATCACGACACCTTCGGCGGCGAGGCGCCGGGCGGCGAACAGGAGGGCGTCGGCGGAGGCCTGGTCGAGCCACTGGGCGTCGTCGACGAGGCAGAGGAGAGAGCCCTCTTCGGCGGGGTCGGCCAGGTCCGCCAGGAGGGTCAGCACGGCGAGGCCGATGAGGAAGCGGTCGGCCCGCGCGTCGCCGGTCGCCAGGCCGAGCGCGGTGCGCAGGGCCTTGGCCTGCGGCTGCGGCAGGTCGTCGATCCGGTCGGTGACGCGGTGCAGGAGCAAGTGGAGCCCGGCGAAGGGAAGTTCGCTCTCGGCCTCGATGCCGGTCGCCCGCAGCAGGCGCATGCCGTGGGTGGTGGCCTGGAGGGCGGCATGTTCGAGGAGCCCCGACTTGCCGATGCCGGCCTCTCCTCGTACGACGAAGGCGGCGCTGTGTCCCTGCCGGGCCTTGGCCAGCAGTTCTTCCAGCTGAGCGGTTTCGCCGACGCGTCCGTAGAGCATGAACCGACCCTAACGGGCGGTCCGTCCGTCCACGGTGCCTTGCGGCGGATCTTCCTCGTCCGCCCGCCCTGTCCTTGGACGTCAGGACGTGCCCGGGACGACCAGACCGGACTCGTAGGCCAGGACCACGAGTTGGGCGCGGTCGCGGGCGTGCAGTTTGGTCATGGCCCGGTTGATGTGGGTCTTCGCGGTCAGCGAGCTGATCACCATGTGGTGGGCGATCTGCTCGTTGGAGTGGCCCTGGGCGACCAGGGCGACGGCCTCGCGTTCGCGGCTCGTCAGGTGCTCAAGTCCGGCGCCGGCCAGGGCCGGGCGCGGCTGGGTGACGTACCGGTTGATCAGCTTGCGGGTGATGGACGGCGCGAGCAGGGCGTCACCGCGCGCGGCCACCCGCACGGAGTGCAGCAGGTCCTCCGGCAGGATGTCCTTGACCAGGAATCCGGCGGCACCGGCGCGCAGCGCGTCGAGGACGTACTCGTCCATCCCGTAGTTCGTCAGGATGACCACATGTACCCCGGACAGGGCCGGGTCCGCGGCGATCCGCCGGGTGGCCTCGATGCCGTCGACGTGGGGCATCTGGATGTCGACCAGCACGACGTCGGGCAGATGCTGCTCGACGAGTACGAGACCCTGCTCGCCGTCACCCGCCTCGGCCACCACCTCGATGTCGTCCTCGAGGTCGAGGAGGGCGCGGAATCCGCTGCGAATGAGCGGCTGGTCGTCGACCAGCAGGACGCGGATCACGACGCTCGCTCCACCGGGAGTTCCGCCCGGACGGTGAAGCCGTGCTCGCCGCGCGGTTCGGCGCTCAGCCGGCCGCCGAGCGCGGTGACGCGTTCGCGCATGCCGAGCAGTCCGAGGCCGGGCATCGGCACGGTGTCCGGGGTGGCGCTGCCGTCGTCGTCGACCTGGACGGCCAGTGAGTCCGGCCGGCAGTCGATGCGGACCGACGCGGTCGCGGCGGCGGCGTGCCGGACGACGTTGGTGAGGGCTTCCTGAACGATCCGGTAGGCGGTGCGGCCCACCGCGGCCGGCACGTCGGGCCGCGGTCCCTCCATCGTCAGGGTCACCTCCAGGCCGGCGCGGCCGGTCCGCTCCACCAGCTCCGCGATGTGATCGAGTCCGCGGGGCGGCGCGGTGTCGTCGTCGCGCAGCGCCTCCAGGGTGGCGCGCAGTTCCCGGGTCGCCTCGCGCCCGGCCTCCTGGATCGCCAGCAGGGTGTGCGGTACCGGCTCGCCCCGCTTGCGGGTCACATGGACGGCGACCTCGGACTGCACCTTGATGATCGATATCTGATGCGTGAGCGAATCGTGCAACTCCCGGGCGATGTGCAGCCGTTCCTCGTCCGCGCGCCGCCGCGCGGCCTCCTCCCGGGTGCGCTCGGCCTCGTCCGCCCGCCGCTCGGCCTGGTGCAGCGCCTCCCCTGCGGCGAACGCGGCGATCAGCCAGGCGATCTCGAGGACGTGCCGGGCCTGTGCCAACGCCTCGCCCGTGGGGCCTTCGTGGAAGATCAGGGCGGTGATGTGCAGGACGGCCAGCAGGGTCACGGATGCCGCCACCGTGCGGGAGCGGTGCCCCGCCCGCACCGCGCCGTACACCGCGACCAGGTACGGGACGGCGAGCACGTCGAAACCCGCGGCCGCGTAGCCCACCGCCGACAGCGCGGTGCCGGTCAGGACGGTCAGCGGAGCCCGGCGGCGCGCTGCCAGCGCGAGGCCGCCGACCGCCAGCAGGGCGGAGCCGAGCAACTCGGCATCCGTGCCGGGGCGTTCCCCGGACAGGCCGGTGGCAAGGAGCAGCGCCGTCACCCCGAGGGCGACCGCCCAGTCCCTGACACCGGCCGGGACGTGGAACCGTCCTCTGTCCATGCGCGCACCCTAGCCGGATGCCCGCCGTGGACGAGTCCCGCTCGGGGATGAACGGCCACCTGCGACGCCCGCAGTACTGCGCACGGCGCTGCCGCAGCCGCAGTAGCGGTCTACGGCATCGGCGGCAGCGCGAAGTGCCTGCGCCTGCGGGACGACCGGCGCCGCGGTCGCCGGAGATGCTCAAGTCGCCTCGCAACAGCGGGACATGACGGAGGGGAGTGGCATGAAGGCAACGGAAGCCATGGTGGCGGCTGCCGAGGGCGGAGTCATCGGCGACGGCCGGACCGGCGCCAATCTGGCCCTCGGAGCAGGGCTGGTCGGCGTGGCCGTCGGCTGGCTGGCCCTGCGCCGCGCTGCCGGCCGCGTCAGTACCGGCGACGCACGCACGGGCGCCATGGCGGCCATGGTGCTCGGCCTGGTCGGTACGT
Protein-coding sequences here:
- a CDS encoding DUF6223 family protein, which translates into the protein MKATEAMVAAAEGGVIGDGRTGANLALGAGLVGVAVGWLALRRAAGRVSTGDARTGAMAAMVLGLVGTFLAVLHLATSDGGPGTGNGLVGAVVAVPSGLIALVLGRRALTRSRRDARPG
- a CDS encoding response regulator, which produces MIRVLLVDDQPLIRSGFRALLDLEDDIEVVAEAGDGEQGLVLVEQHLPDVVLVDIQMPHVDGIEATRRIAADPALSGVHVVILTNYGMDEYVLDALRAGAAGFLVKDILPEDLLHSVRVAARGDALLAPSITRKLINRYVTQPRPALAGAGLEHLTSREREAVALVAQGHSNEQIAHHMVISSLTAKTHINRAMTKLHARDRAQLVVLAYESGLVVPGTS
- a CDS encoding sensor histidine kinase → MDRGRFHVPAGVRDWAVALGVTALLLATGLSGERPGTDAELLGSALLAVGGLALAARRRAPLTVLTGTALSAVGYAAAGFDVLAVPYLVAVYGAVRAGHRSRTVAASVTLLAVLHITALIFHEGPTGEALAQARHVLEIAWLIAAFAAGEALHQAERRADEAERTREEAARRRADEERLHIARELHDSLTHQISIIKVQSEVAVHVTRKRGEPVPHTLLAIQEAGREATRELRATLEALRDDDTAPPRGLDHIAELVERTGRAGLEVTLTMEGPRPDVPAAVGRTAYRIVQEALTNVVRHAAAATASVRIDCRPDSLAVQVDDDGSATPDTVPMPGLGLLGMRERVTALGGRLSAEPRGEHGFTVRAELPVERAS